GTGAGACAAGGACCCAGGAACACTGCAAGATTAAAAAACCGCGAGATAGTGGGAGTTTGAAGGAATACCTGTGAATCTTTTGAGGGATTAGTCCACCTAAACATGGGGAACCAGTTAACAGAAATCGCCCCCAACACCCCATTCCTCCCCAGCTTCCAGTCTCTACATGTAGTGGTGATTGGTTTGGACTCTGCAGGGAAAACCTCCCTCCTGTACAGACTCAAGCTACGGGAGTTTGTTGAGACAATCCCCACCAAAGGCTTCAACATGGAGCGGATTAAAGTACCGATGGGGAACTCCAAAACCAACACCACCACGTTCCAGGTGTGGGACGTGGGCGGTCAGGACAAGCTGAGGCCCCTCTGGAAGTCGTACACCAGGAGGACGGACGGGCTCGTGTTTGTGGTTGACGCAGCTGAGACGGAGCGCATGGAGGAGGCCAAGGTGGAGCTCCACAGAATCACCCGGTCGGCTGAGAACCAGGGGGTGCCGGTGTTGGTTCTGGTAAACAAACAGGACCTGGATGGGGCCATATCAGTCCAAGAGGTGAATATTGTAGATATTTTGCGAACAATTTGGTTATGGTTGGCTGGATGTTGTATAGAGCTGGAATGATTTCTCAGTTAATGGATGAATCAGTTGACAGAAAATTGGGGACAATAATTTAGTTAATGAATCAACCGTGTTAGACAAGttagacaaaagaaaaatgtacaatatgtgCTCAGATATTATCTGCCCCTGCATGATTGTGGCCCCTGTAGACGGACCAGGAGTGGAACAGCTGGAACATGCCAAATAATGGCTGGTGTTTTACAGCATCTACAGGCGAGGCTAGGTCACCTAAAAACCCTTATAGAAACCCCTCTGCCATCTGACTTTCCCACTGTGGCTGATTATCAGGCACCAGTGGAGATGAAAAGCATCAGTTACCCATGGGTGCCCAGGAATattgctgctgcctctgcctgtAGAAACAGAAGAATTGCATATTTTCTTGGGGTCTGAGCTGGTATATTGTTGTCTTACAGAGTAAAGTAACTCTACACTTGTGTAAGAGAATTATTTTTCCTTATTGATTAATTGGCAGACAATTTTCTGGTGACTTGTGTCCATCAAAATTTCTTGAAACCCAAGGGGGCCTGTTTATATAGCCTGTATGTCTGACAgggcacacacaaaaaacacataagtTCACTACCATGTGACACAATAATTAATTCTGTCCATCAATTAATGAATGGCTCTTTTCTAACCTGACTCCTGCTCCCATTGCCAGCTGTGTTGTTTCcgtgtgtttcttactgtccAGTTTTCAAATGTTCTTGTTAATATTTCCTAACAAGTACAAAGTAAATCCAGTGGGTGAAATAAAAGTTTGGTCAAATGTAGTTTAGGAATATGGGGAACAAGGGAAGAGTGTTTCTGTCGTCGTGCTGTTGAAACCAATTCAGTGTCATTGAAGTGTTGGTTGCGATGGCTGGTGGGTTGAAGGTGAGCAGGTTTGGCTTTGTGTGTGAGGGGTCGTGGCTGACGTCCTGTGGTGTGTCTCTCCCTTTGTTTCAGGCGGAGAAGGTGCTGGCCCTCCATGAGCTCAGCTCGTCCACGCTGCACCACACCCAGGGCTGCTCGGCGCTGGACGGTCAGGGCCTGCAGCCTGGCCTGGAGAAGCTCTACGAGATGATCctaaagaggaagaagatgctCCGACACAGCAAGAAGAAGAGATGAGGCGGAGGATGGTGGCCATGCTGGGGACAGAGGAGACTTTTAGAATCACTTCTTGTATGAGGACCTTctcagcagccatgtctgtgaCACTTTGGGAACTTGAGAGGGTGGAAGCAGAGAGAAGCCTGACTGTTGACATTGTGGCCCTGAAGTCTGTGCCAAATGTTAAGCCCTTTCTTTACCCAGCAGACATTTGGGCAGACCTTCTTCCTTTGGGATTGTTCTGCCGTGGAGcactcttccctctcctcacctcccaTCCTTAAAGGAGCTCGACATTCAGATCCAGAGGGAGCGCAGAGGAAAACCTGTGCAATATATGATCAACACTCACCGATGCACTCACTCTAACTTTGAAGGATGTTTTGTACCACGACTTGTACAAACTGTAGTGCCAACAGAGACCTGCAGGCCTGGCCTGAGCATAGTTGCTGTTCCTTTCACTACGTTTCAGTGTCACACTTTACTCTTGATTTTTATGTTGCATGATGTTCACCCAAACACCTGCTTGGGAATAGTAAGACAACACTTTTGTTGATCAAAAGAAGACTATTATGCTGTTTATTGTAGGTTAGACGCTGCCCAGTGTTCAGTTAGGTCTTCGGCCACTGGGACTACAGCTAAGATGCACCACCAACGTGACATTTACTGATGTTTGAGGCTGCTCCTGAATTCAGCCATGCAAGTTCCAGATTGTTCTTCACTCTTCACCAAAGCTCTTTGCTTGTGTCAGTTTGTTTCGGGGTTGGCTGAATGGTTTGTTGGCAAGTTCAAGCAAGAAATAGTTTTTACattgtgtacattttgttttgtaaaatgttaacaaatgaataaattattgaGCAACTTTGGCAACTTGTCTGTTTATTTCAAATATCTCACTATCGACTACTTTCATGGTGGATTAAAGTAGCTGTTGAATTATAACGTCAGCAGGCCTGTGAATGTGGGACTCACTCACAAGAAGCTACAGTCGCCTCTAAGGCGTCACATGTTCAGACAGCACATACTGTCCATGTGTGACAACCCAAATGTGATCTAGTCTAAATGGTTCTGTACTGATTCCTGCCACTGTCTAACAGTCATAGTGTCTGTCACTGTTGGGCAGAGCAGGCACGTGTCCTTGGGCCTCCAAAATCCTGACGACGTCTGTATCACAAATTAGCAATTTCGACCCACGTGTGCAGGAGTATACAGGAGTATTCGtcattttcagtcttttctttcATCCATGAACAAAGTCCCACTGGCCCgcaaaaacatcta
This genomic window from Pempheris klunzingeri isolate RE-2024b chromosome 17, fPemKlu1.hap1, whole genome shotgun sequence contains:
- the LOC139216589 gene encoding ADP-ribosylation factor-like protein 4D, coding for MGNQLTEIAPNTPFLPSFQSLHVVVIGLDSAGKTSLLYRLKLREFVETIPTKGFNMERIKVPMGNSKTNTTTFQVWDVGGQDKLRPLWKSYTRRTDGLVFVVDAAETERMEEAKVELHRITRSAENQGVPVLVLVNKQDLDGAISVQEAEKVLALHELSSSTLHHTQGCSALDGQGLQPGLEKLYEMILKRKKMLRHSKKKR